The sequence CTTCGCCGCAGAGACAAACAAGTCTCAAAAGTTACACCAATTAGTAATGAAAAACCTAACAAGGAAAATCCCGAAGCTAGAGCAGGGTAAAATTAAATTTCAACGTAAGAGTTCAACAGTGCCAATACGACTAGCTCCTTTGGATTCCGTCGCAGAAAACAAGAGATATGTTCATGTGCCATCAGCCAGGGGAAGCTGCGCCCTNAACTCCGGATTGATAATTACAGGAACAATAGAGGGTCATCGATGCGATCTTTCCATTAGCGGAGTTGTAGAAGGAACTATAACAGCGCGATCCGTGTTGATTAATGAAACAGGAAAAGTAAGCGGCCATATTAGAGCGGAAAAGATTGATATTGCGGGATATTTTAATGGAAGAATCGAGGCAATGCATGTCAACTTGTTGGNTGGGTCATTGACAGATGCTACAATCTATCACAATGAATTAACGATTGACCCAAACGCCTCGATCCGAGGACTGCAACCATGGCGCCCGCCCGGCTATATGAGAGACCTCCGGGAAAATTGGTAAAGAGTCTGTCTCCGTGCCAGCCTGTGGAATGGAATCCATTCTCCCAGTTTTTTTTGCAGCTTAGGTGTGTCAAGTAAAAGTCAGCATAACCTCGCCAAGGCCGCTAAACGAAGCAGAAATGATGTCACCTCGCTGGGCATGGATAGCCTTGTTAGCGGTATTACCTGTGGTAACAACGTCGCCTGCCAGTATACTGTGACCTCTTGATGTGCAAGAATTGACTAACCAAATCAAGCAGTTCATAGGGTCATCGAGAGCGTTAGAACCAGTTCCATCAGTTACAAACTTGCCATTAACTTCGACTGAAACTTGGATGGCAGGCCGGTCGATAGAAGGCCAGTTTCTTAGCTCTTCGCCCAAAATAAATGCTGCATGGACTCCATTGTCAGCGATAGTAGGGAGAAGGGTAATTGGCCATCCTTTAGCATATCTACAATCAACTACTTCGAAAGCAGGACAAATAGACTCGATGGCACCACTAACATCTTCTGCGGAGAACGACCCACTTTTAGGTGTTAAATCTTTCCCAAATCGGAAGGCTATCTCTGGCTCCACAATTGGAGCAAATACATTTTCAAAACTAACTTCCCCAGGGCTCACACATGTTGTTTTAGCAAACATCCTTCCGTAGAATGGTTGATCCGTATTTGTGGATTTTTGTGCCATTTTACTAGTACAACCAATTTTCCAGCCAACTGATGTACCTTCTATCTTCCTCACGAGGACATCCTGAATACTATAGGCATCTTCGACAGAATTTGGCGCGCCGTCATTTGGGAAAGCCTCCAGAGGGATACGGGAGTTCCTAATATTTAGAAGACTCTGTGCCGCACGTTCGAGAGAACTATCTAACATGAATTCTTCTCCTCTTACTATAATAGCCCAAAAACTTATCGCGCTAAAACATAATCGTACCAGTTGCGATTAACAATGTGCAAGGCTGGCACCAGAGAAAAGTCTGATTGTATAGCAAGAGTTGAGGCTATTTAATCCTCTCGGAAAACAAGAAAATCAGCGTTTGAAACAGCTACTCCGTAATCTGATTTAGCCTTTTCGACGCTTATAAACCCATTTTTGAGATCCTCTTGGATCATAGATATCTTTCGTTCTTCTGGCTTACCCCTTCCACCACCCCCAGGCATTTCCAGAATTACTCGCTCTCCACTTGATACTAAGGTCCTACCTTTGGGCGGAAGCACCTTACCAGAGGAAAGACTTACTCTCCCTGCAGCGCCCGGTCTCCCTCCGTCTCTTCCGCGAGCCGGATGATACGCCCTGTCAAACATAGAAGATAAAGCAAATGGAGCGCCCTCCGTGCTACCTATTTCCATAACTTGGCCCAATCCACCTCGATACTTTCCGGGACCACCCGAATCCGTACGATATTCTTTTTTCCATATCCGTATGGGAGCTATTGTTTCATTTATTTCAACAGGGGTATTTTTCACACCGGACGGAAAAGCGGTAGCAGACAAACCATCCTTNGCCACCCTGGCCCCTGTGCCTCCATTATGAAACATGGTAACCGTGAAAGGAGTTGAGTTTCCGAACTCTCCTCCACTGATACCATGCCCACCATACAAAACAAAATTCCACAGACAAGAGGTGCCCTCAGCCGGCACCACGTCGGGGCAGGCCTGATCCAGGCAACCAAGCATAACATCNGGCAACATCTGCCCTATTGCATGCCGTGCCGCTACTGCACAGGGCGGCGCAGCATTAAGAATAGAACCCTCGGGGGCCCAAACTCGCACTGGGGCCAGAGACCCAGCATTGTTTGGTATCTCTGAACCCACGACGCATCGTATACCAAACGAGGCGTACGCCTGTGTATATGGAAGAGGCACATTGATTCCATAACTTGACACTTGGGAAGTCCCAGAAAAATCAACGTCAATACCTGTTTCTCCTATTTGCATTTTCGCAACAAGGTCAATCTCATGTTCATAACCGTCTATTTTCATGACATATTCGTAGACACCAAACGGGAGTGTTCTTATTCGGGCCAGCATTGCCTCCTCAGAGCGCCTCACTATCAAATCTGCTGCCAACCCAATACTGGTCAACTCAAACTCCTTCATCATCTCCCGGAGACGCTTAACACCCGTTTCGTTACAGGCGGCCAATGAAAAAAAATCTCCCTCAAGAAGAAGCGGTTCTCTAACATTTGCCCGTACTATATCCAATAAAGTTTGGTTGACTACGCCCTTCTTAAACAACGAAAGAATTGGAAGATTAATTCCCTCCTCGTAAACCTGACGCGCATTGGGCCCAAAACCAAGGCCGCCAACATCAACTACGTGACAGGTAGAAGCAAATAGTGCTACTGGGCTGCCTTTATAGAAGGCTGGCGTAACAACAGTAAAATCGTGTAAATGTCCGGTCGCTAGCCACGGATCATTAGTAATATATGCGTCACCTTCCGCCATCTCCGATAACGGGTATTTGTCGATAAAATGACTCACCGATGCAGCCATGGCATTTACATGCCCCGGTGTCCCGGTAACTGCCTGAGTTATCATACGAGCTGATAAATCGAACAANCCCGCCGAAAGGTCCCCTGCCTCACGAACGGTATTTGAAAATGCCGTTCGAATAAGAGTCTGTGCCTGCTCCTCCACGATAGCAACCATCCGGTCCCATATTATCTGGTCCTTGAGTGATTTTTTTGCCATTACAAACCTGGGGTTTTTCTATCAATCAGAAGAAATTATTATGAAACCCAAACTATTAACGCTAGCACTATACCCATAAGGAATATAAGTAGTTGTCTGCTCTTCTGTAATAAGGGCTGGCCCGACTAGCTTCTTATACTCCTGAAGACTTTCTCGAGCAACCGACCCACATTGAACAAACATTCCATTTTTTCCATCCCATACTCTACACCATTTGTTAGGCTCTACTTCTTCCTTCGGACTGATTTTTTTAAGAACTGGAATGTGTTCCAAAGGCTGTGTAACNCTGACNGTCCAACTCAAAACTTCAACATCAACACCCGGAATAATTCGGCCATATTGCCTACGATATACTTCATCAAACCGCTCCCTCAAAGTACTCAGATGTTTCCTTTTCAACTCGTGGGATGGGATGGGAACCGAAATCTCATGCCCTTGACCCACATACCGCATATCAGCTGAACAAACATTGAGAAACTCCCCATCCTTCGAAGCCAGTTGANCAATATTCCGTGCCTCAATCGACATTTGCTTTAACATTTCATTAACTCGTCCAACATCACATTCTGAAAGGGTAGTAAAATAACTTTGTACCACTTCATAGGAAATTGGTGCGCTCAAAAACCCTATGGCCGAACCAACACCGGCACCAGTTGGAATGACTATTTCTTTGATCCCCAATTTCTCAGCCATCCGCACAGCGTGCAGAGGAGCAGCTCCTCCGAAAGCAATCATAGTCCTACCATCTAAGCTTTCACCCCGTTCCACTGCATGCACGCGAGCAGCATTAGCCATGTTTTCATCTACTATCTCAGATACCATCCATGCCACATGGTCCGCGTCTTCCTCAAGACTTCGTCCAACCTCCTTAAGAAGGGCCGCACGGCCCAAATCAGGATCCAGCATAATATCCCCGCCCGCGAAATCTGTTGAATCTATTCGACCTAATTGAAGGTCAGCATCTGTCACCGTAGCANTTTCACCGCCTCTAGCGTAACAAGCAGGACCTGGAACTGCACCCGCGCTAGCTGGGCCAACCGTTACTCGACCCATACCATCAATGCGAACTAAAGAGCCTCCTCCCGCACCAATCTCTACCATCTCGACCACGGGAATTCGTATGGGCAGACCGCTGCCCTTCGTATGCCTATACGCTCGAGCCACTTCAAAACCCCGAGATGTTTGNGCCCTGCCACCATCTATTAGACAAACCTTAGCTGTGGTTCCGCCCATATCAAATGAAATTGCCCCTTTAGCCCCACAAGCTGAAGCAATTTGTCCCGCTAGAATTGCGCCCCCCGCGGGCCCAGAGTCGATAAGCCTAATAGGATATTTTACCCCAACCTCCAGAGTGGTCAGACCACCACTAGACAT is a genomic window of Rhodospirillaceae bacterium containing:
- a CDS encoding methylhydantoinase — translated: MKKYARLGIDIGGTFTDLALETSDGRFIEKILTTPKAPEKAVVEGICNILHDAKIEASSLDLIIHGTTLATNAIIERKGARTALLVTEGFRDSVEMAYENRFEQYDVNVERPPALVPRHLRWPIRERVGPGGEIWEPLNEQDIENILPLIETEEIESIAIGFLHAYANKTHEARVAELLSEFRPDISLSLSSEVCPEVREYERLSTTCANAYVRPLMARYLAALDQEFRDIGVSCPLLLMMSSGGLTTLEVGVKYPIRLIDSGPAGGAILAGQIASACGAKGAISFDMGGTTAKVCLIDGGRAQTSRGFEVARAYRHTKGSGLPIRIPVVEMVEIGAGGGSLVRIDGMGRVTVGPASAGAVPGPACYARGGEXATVTDADLQLGRIDSTDFAGGDIMLDPDLGRAALLKEVGRSLEEDADHVAWMVSEIVDENMANAARVHAVERGESLDGRTMIAFGGAAPLHAVRMAEKLGIKEIVIPTGAGVGSAIGFLSAPISYEVVQSYFTTLSECDVGRVNEMLKQMSIEARNIXQLASKDGEFLNVCSADMRYVGQGHEISVPIPSHELKRKHLSTLRERFDEVYRRQYGRIIPGVDVEVLSWTVXVTQPLEHIPVLKKISPKEEVEPNKWCRVWDGKNGMFVQCGSVARESLQEYKKLVGPALITEEQTTTYIPYGYSASVNSLGFIIISSD
- a CDS encoding 5-oxoprolinase; protein product: MAKKSLKDQIIWDRMVAIVEEQAQTLIRTAFSNTVREAGDLSAGLFDLSARMITQAVTGTPGHVNAMAASVSHFIDKYPLSEMAEGDAYITNDPWLATGHLHDFTVVTPAFYKGSPVALFASTCHVVDVGGLGFGPNARQVYEEGINLPILSLFKKGVVNQTLLDIVRANVREPLLLEGDFFSLAACNETGVKRLREMMKEFELTSIGLAADLIVRRSEEAMLARIRTLPFGVYEYVMKIDGYEHEIDLVAKMQIGETGIDVDFSGTSQVSSYGINVPLPYTQAYASFGIRCVVGSEIPNNAGSLAPVRVWAPEGSILNAAPPCAVAARHAIGQMLPDVMLGCLDQACPDVVPAEGTSCLWNFVLYGGHGISGGEFGNSTPFTVTMFHNGGTGARVAKDGLSATAFPSGVKNTPVEINETIAPIRIWKKEYRTDSGGPGKYRGGLGQVMEIGSTEGAPFALSSMFDRAYHPARGRDGGRPGAAGRVSLSSGKVLPPKGRTLVSSGERVILEMPGGGGRGKPEERKISMIQEDLKNGFISVEKAKSDYGVAVSNADFLVFRED